Proteins encoded together in one Bradyrhizobium sp. CB82 window:
- a CDS encoding form I ribulose bisphosphate carboxylase large subunit → MNAHAGTVRGKERYRSGVMEYKRMGYWEPDYVPKDTDVIALFRVTPQDGVDPIEASAAVAGESSTATWTVVWTDRLTAAEKYRAKCYRVDPVPGTPGSYFAYIAYDLDLFEPGSIANLSASIIGNVFGFKPLKALRLEDMRFPVAYVKTFQGPATGIVVERERLDKFGRPLLGATVKPKLGLSGRNYGRVVYEALKGGLDFTKDDENINSQPFMHWRDRFLYCMEAVNRAQATSGEVKGTYLNVTAATMEDMYERAEFAKQLGSVIVMIDLVIGYTAIQSMAKWARRNDIILHLHRAGHSTYTRQKSHGVSFRVIAKWMRLAGVDHIHAGTVVGKLEGDPNTTRGYYDVCREDFNPMKLEHGLFFDQSWASLNRMMPVASGGIHAGQMHQLLDLLGEDVVLQFGGGTIGHPMGIAAGATANRVALEAMILARNEGRDYVHEGPEILAKAAQTCTPLKAALDVWKDVTFNYQSTDTPDFVPTALESV, encoded by the coding sequence ATGAACGCACATGCAGGCACGGTCCGCGGCAAAGAGCGCTATCGCTCCGGCGTCATGGAATACAAGCGTATGGGCTATTGGGAGCCCGACTATGTGCCGAAGGACACCGACGTCATCGCGCTGTTCCGGGTGACGCCGCAGGACGGCGTCGACCCGATCGAGGCCTCGGCGGCGGTCGCCGGTGAATCCTCGACCGCAACCTGGACGGTGGTGTGGACCGATCGCCTGACCGCGGCGGAGAAATATCGCGCCAAGTGCTATCGCGTCGACCCGGTGCCGGGCACGCCGGGCTCTTACTTCGCCTACATCGCCTACGATCTCGACCTGTTCGAGCCAGGCTCGATCGCGAACCTCTCGGCCTCGATCATCGGCAACGTCTTCGGCTTCAAGCCGCTGAAGGCACTCCGGCTGGAGGACATGCGCTTCCCCGTCGCCTATGTGAAGACGTTCCAGGGGCCGGCCACCGGCATCGTGGTCGAGCGTGAACGCCTCGACAAGTTCGGCCGGCCGCTTCTCGGCGCAACGGTGAAGCCGAAGCTCGGTCTCTCCGGCCGCAACTACGGCCGCGTCGTCTACGAGGCGCTCAAAGGCGGGCTCGACTTCACCAAGGACGACGAGAACATCAACTCGCAGCCGTTCATGCACTGGCGCGACCGTTTTCTCTATTGCATGGAGGCCGTGAACCGCGCGCAGGCCACCTCCGGCGAGGTGAAGGGCACGTACCTCAACGTCACCGCCGCGACGATGGAGGACATGTATGAGCGTGCCGAGTTCGCCAAGCAGCTCGGCTCGGTCATCGTCATGATCGACCTCGTGATCGGCTACACTGCGATCCAATCCATGGCGAAGTGGGCGCGTCGCAACGACATCATCCTGCATCTGCATCGCGCCGGTCATTCGACCTATACGCGGCAGAAGAGCCACGGTGTGTCGTTCCGCGTCATCGCCAAATGGATGCGGCTTGCAGGCGTCGACCACATCCATGCCGGCACCGTGGTCGGCAAGCTCGAAGGCGACCCGAACACCACGCGCGGCTATTACGACGTCTGCCGCGAGGACTTCAATCCGATGAAGCTCGAGCACGGCCTGTTCTTCGACCAGTCCTGGGCGAGCCTGAACAGGATGATGCCGGTGGCTTCCGGCGGCATTCATGCCGGCCAGATGCACCAGCTCCTCGATTTGCTGGGCGAAGACGTCGTGCTGCAATTCGGCGGCGGCACGATTGGGCATCCCATGGGGATCGCGGCGGGTGCGACAGCCAACCGCGTGGCGCTGGAAGCGATGATCCTCGCCCGCAACGAGGGCCGCGACTACGTCCATGAAGGGCCGGAGATCCTGGCCAAGGCGGCACAGACTTGTACGCCGCTGAAGGCCGCGCTGGACGTCTGGAAGGACGTGACCTTCAACTACCAATCCACCGACACGCCGGACTTCGTGCCGACAGCGCTGGAATCCGTTTGA